CTGTAAATCTGTGGTTACTGCTGAAATAGAAGACACCACTTGGTTTAATTCTTCTAAGAACTTTTCCCCATCGTAACGCTCCTCCACATCTCCATAAATACGAATCAGGCGGTTTTTACCTAGCACCAACTCTCCGATGAGGTTCATCAGGTGATCCAAACGGCGCACATCCACGCGCACGGTCTGTTCCACACCCAAAGCCACAGATTTATCTTGTTCCTTACCCTTAGTGGATTTAGGGGCTGCGTTTTTGGGAGGGGCTTTGGGGGCTTCTTTAGGAGGGGGAGGGGGAGGATTTTTAGCAAGCTCCTCTTTTTTCTGCGCACGGCGTGCTTTGTCTGCCTCTTGACGGATTTTTAACAAGCGTTCGATTTCTTGTTCCACCTCTTGAGGACTCATGTTGGCGTAATCAACCTCTGGTTCGCTTGCTAGGGGGTTATCTGTGCTTGGAGTAGCGTCTGTAGGAGAGGTTGGGGTTTGTGTCTCTGGGGTGGGGGTAGATTCTTGATCGGTGTTTTCTTGGGGAGGAGGTGTTGCTTCTGGTGTGCTTGCTTCCGCGCCTTCAGGATTGCCCTGTGCGATGGCTTGCAATTCCTTAACAATGCCTGAAATATCCAAGCCCGCATTGGCATCTGATCCGGTATTGCGGATGGTAACCAGCAAGGTTTTCATCATATCCACCGAGCGCAAAACCACATCCATCACATCGGGGGTGATTTGTAGTTCGTTCTTGCGGGCGCGGTTGAGCACATCTTCCATATTGTGGGTTAAATGGGTGAGCGTATCTAGGTTAAGGAAAGAACTTGAACCCTTGATAGTGTGCGCCACCCTAAAAATGCGATTGAGCAAATCCAAATCATGGGGTGTGTGCTCTAACTCTACCAAGTCTTGGTCAAGTTGCTCGTTCATTTCAAAGGCTTCTACTAAAAAATCCTCCATGATCTCGCGCATATCATCCATATAAGCACCTTTTCTTAAAATATATGATCGTACACCTGTAGCAAATTATACTTGATTTAGCTTATCCTAGAATTTTAGCTACTTCCTCAGCAAAACGATTGGCATCAAATTTCACCAAGTAGCCCCTCACCCCTAAATCTAAGGCCTTCTGTGCGCTGTAGTCATCACAAATAGAAGAATTGAACAACACGGGAATATTGGCAAAACGCGCATCATCTTGAATTTTAGAATAAAAATTGTAGCCATCCATTTTGGGCATTTCCACATCGGATACGATGAGCTTGAGCACACGGCTTAAGTTTTCCCCATGCTGTTTATACAGCTGCTCTAACTTGGCTAATCCGTCCTCCCCATCTACGGCCTCCACCACTTCAAAACCTAATTGCACTAAGGTATTTTTAATAATCTTGCGCGCTGCGCGGCTATCATCTAAAAATAACGCCGTGCCTTCAAATTTCTTAGCGTGTTGCTTTTTGAGAGTGTCTCTTGAGCTATGTTCAACATGTAACTCAAAATCGTTGAGCACACTCTCTAAGTCTAAAATCAAGAGGGTCTGATCCCCCTCAATTTTAGTTGTACCCGTGATGCGATCCTTGCCCGCATTGCTATGTGCACTAAAAACAGCAGGCCTGACATCACTCCAACTAATGCGCCGAATACGCTTGGCCTCGTGCACAATAAAGCCCATCTTTACATTGCTAAACTCCGTGATCACCACGACTTTTTCCTCAATGCGCGCGCTATCTTCGACAATCCCTAACCAAATAGAAAGATCGATCAGAGGCATCACCACAGAGCGCAGATCAAAAACCCCTACGACATAATCTAAATGCGTGGGAAATTCAAAGATTTCAGGCATCATGATAATCTCTTGCACTTTAGAGACATTGATTCCATAAATACCCTCGTAAGGCTGATCCCCCTGCAAGCCAAAAATGCGGAAATCTACCAATTCGATTTCGCCTAAATTTAACGCTGTATCCAGACTTTGCTCGGTCATGCCATACCCTATAGTGTTCTTGGCTAAATTTTACCCTAATTTCGCTAGT
This portion of the Helicobacter felis ATCC 49179 genome encodes:
- a CDS encoding chemotaxis protein → MTEQSLDTALNLGEIELVDFRIFGLQGDQPYEGIYGINVSKVQEIIMMPEIFEFPTHLDYVVGVFDLRSVVMPLIDLSIWLGIVEDSARIEEKVVVITEFSNVKMGFIVHEAKRIRRISWSDVRPAVFSAHSNAGKDRITGTTKIEGDQTLLILDLESVLNDFELHVEHSSRDTLKKQHAKKFEGTALFLDDSRAARKIIKNTLVQLGFEVVEAVDGEDGLAKLEQLYKQHGENLSRVLKLIVSDVEMPKMDGYNFYSKIQDDARFANIPVLFNSSICDDYSAQKALDLGVRGYLVKFDANRFAEEVAKILG